The genomic window acccatgagccagcagctggactgcacccatgagccaccagctggactgcacccatgagccaccagctggactgcacccatgagccagcagctggactgcacccatgagcctaccagctggactgcacccatgagctaccagctggactgcaccccagctggactgcacccatgagctagcagctggactgcacccatgagccagcagctggactgcacccatgagcTACCAGCTGGACTGCACCCACCAGCCGTACAAAGAAGCTGGACTGCACCCAGAGTCCAGAAGGAACACACCTGTGCGCAGCAGCCGCCCGCGGGCAGACCCTTTGTCAAGCTCAGCCTGTCGCAGGTGCTCGTGACGTTCGCTGCTATTGTAATAAATCAGTCCCGGGTGTTTGCTGGTTTCTCAGACAGGTGACCGATTAGTTCAGGTGAATGCAGAGACAGGTATAATGTACACCGATGAAAGGCAGCTACAAGCGTGCATCCTGCCAGGAAATCAAGGGTCCCGAAGGCAGTGTGAACAACAATaacctaactgtgtgtgtgtgcgtgtgtgtgtgtgtgtgtgtgtgtgtgtgtgtgtgtgtgtgtgtgtgtgtgtgcgtgtgcgtgtgtgtttttaatgagaCTAAGAGTAATGCTTTAGCGCTTACATTCTGTGTGATGAGGAGTTTAATAGAGCGTCACACCTTTCAGATCGGATTTCCTTAATCCGCAGTTACACGCAGGGAGAGGAAAGGACTCTACCAGGTATAGAACAGCGCGCTGCttgttaaacaaaagtaaatcaacAAAAGCgacacacacccactgacacacaaccacacacacacaaactgacacaacacacacacacactgacacacacaagaACGAAACAGACCCCGGGTGTGTGTGGGAGACCGGTATTAGGGTCACTGCGTTTGGTTATTGGAGTCACACTTTTAAAGCGCAAATGCATCGTTTTACTGTCGATGTGGTTTTGCATTTAACCCGCGGTGCATGGCTCCCTCGAATGGATTGGAAAAGTAATAGAGTATTCTTTAGGCAAGCCTGCCGACTGGTGGAAGACCGTGGTATAGCAGATCTAAATGTAGGGTATATTCCCGAGGTCCTTACCCCTCCCCATGTATGTACGGCTGTTATGTTTTGGGCCATATTGACCAGGTGCAATTTCAAATGaattgaaacagacttttatttgacaacatatatatttatatttatatagcttttatgttatatatattagagagagagagagagagagagagaggagagagagagagagagagagaaagatcatattaatatatataatatatatataggtatatatatatatatatatatatatatatatatatatatatatatatatatatatatatatatatatatataagcaaatcTCACCTTAGCGTCTTAACTATATTATATCACCGCTTTATTACACAGAATAGTTGTGTACCTTAATATCTAGTGAAGCATCTACATTAGAAGCCATGGGCTTTTACAGAGTCTGGTTTAACACATCTCTGCAGACAGATGCAGCCGTTTGCAGGCATAAGAACACTTTTAACAAGCAGAAAGAAACCGTATCCATCATTTATCCCACTTTGCAACGTTAACATTAACATGCAACGATAAAGACACGTTGCATCTCGCTTTTATAGAACCTCTGTGTTTTGTCCCTGTCCCGTGGCCGCAGTTTAAAGGGGCGTGTGCGCGTTGAAAGTCCGCAGAGGGAGGCGTGCTGATAGCCTGTCTGCTTCATCTCTCTTTGCAGGCTGACGGTCTGGAAACTGAGTAAACCCATCGATAACAAGCCATGGCTGCCAAGCGTGCGATGGTCATTTTGGCAAAAGGAGCCGAGGAGATGGAGACGGTTATACCGGTGGACGTCATGCGTACAGCTGGGGTCAGTTGTAACTGACGCGTTTTATTCTGTGCGATATCGTTATAATGTCGTGGGAATGAACAGACGCATCGGCGAGTCTGCAGTTTACACGGTTTAAACGCTACAGTTACAGgcctaaaaaaacaactgtagagTTAAGAATATAATTTAATGTGTTTGCAACATGTGCTTGCTGTATACGAGTAAGGACAGTGCTTTGTGCATACTGCCCTAatttctgagtgtgtgtgtgtgtgtgtttataatcaACATGCAACGTGTTTTTACGCAAGAACTGCGAGTAACGGTACAGACTATTGATATGATTGAAGTCCGATTATAATCGCCGTACAGGTACCAGGGCAGCAGGCAAGGTCGAAATGTTTCTGAATTATCAACTGGTTTCCGTTCTGCTGTAGAAAGAGGCTGTAGATTGCTTAGTTAACCTCACCAGTGCTCTGCCGCAGCGTTGAAATGCGTGCCATTATCCAGTCCTCTGACAGAATTACAGCCTGGCGTGGAAATGGTCCAGTCAGTTGAAGGACTGTGTGGGATCACAGTGATCAGTGATGGAAATAGACCCGCAGGCGACTGTAAATGTCAAAGATCAGCGTTGGACTGGTTTGTTAGTAATCTCTTGCGTGCACAGTTTCCGTGCGTGTGTTGTGTAAAATCACAAAGCAACGGTACAGGCGGGAGCgtcattttatgcatttaaaagcaatgtttcagaAATGTGAGTCATGTAAGATCTGTGCAAATCCTTCTTTTATGTAACTTCGGGGATTAGGAAGAAAAAATTTGTACTTGTATTGCATCATGTTTGCTCTGTtccaggtttcactaggagtttaataagacagtaCCAGAgtttgttacctacacactggggctaatcagtGTGGCAATAATACCTGGActgggtgaatctgctatgcaataggagtcttgtttccatccatGATGAAGCGTCCCGTGTTGTTCTAAATGCACCTGCTGCAGGTATAAATGAGTCTTTCTGTTCTGTCCCAGATCACAGTCACCCTGGCCGGACTGAGTGGCAAGGAGCCAGTGCGTTGCAGCCGGGATGTGCTCCTTTGCCCAGATGCCAGCCTGGAAGATGCACGGAAACAGGTTCGGAGGGGTGAGGGGTAAGGGCAGGGGGGCATATAAGGGGTAAATGGTAGATCAACTGTTTTGACTATCGCCCTGCAATAACGGCCTCTCTGTCAAagtttatttcgttttttttttttttttttttttccagggtccTTATGATGTTGTGGTCCTGCCAGGAGGAAACCTGGGAGCCCAGAACCTCTCCGAGGTAAGAGCTAGCTCAGATGGGCCAGCAAGGAAAGCTTCCAGTCTGTGTTGCAGAGCAGGGTGGGAGTCGGTAACCTGCAAGGAAACCTCACCTGACATGCGCCAGAGCTTCCTTTTGATCCTCGATGCACGCAACTACTGTGCATGACCACTGCTTTGCACTTGCagtcttttttaaattgctctgcaCGTGACAGTCTtcatgacatttgttttatggtgtttttttgcAGTCCTCTGCTGTGAAGGACGTGTTGAAGGATCAGGAAAGCAGTAAGAGGCTGATTGCAGCGATCTGTGCAGGTGGGGAAGATGGGACTGACCCTCTGTCTAACACTGCCAGTGACTCGGGGAAGCTGGCTGGCATGCAGTAGTACCCTAGCAACTCCTTACAAACCACTCCTTTTGGTATTTtagtgttttcttctttttttcttcaaacagaagttggttgttgttggttttgcatGTGTCTCGCGGTTCCTCCTGTAGCGTGTAACTGTAGTCCCAGCATGCTCCACTCTGCTCTTCAGTTTGGTGACGTTCCGTCTGAAGCCGCCCGTGTTCCGATGTCCCGTGTATTGCCGTGTATTACTCTGTGCGTGGCGTCGAGGTTCAGAGTGATGAGTCGCCGCTCTCTCCTCTTTCAGGACCCACCGCCCTTCTGGCACACGGCATTGCCTACGGAAGCAAAGTCACCACTCACCCGCTGGCCAAGGACAAGATGATGACTGGAGGTAACGTGCACCAGGGAGGGAGGCACAGCACTACAGCTCACAAGCTGTTGCATGCAAGGAGTAAAAGCGTCTGATCTTGCAAAATTGACTTTGCACTGATGCTGAATGAAGGGCGCTTGACTCTTGCATAGTGTAGTAgctggctttgtccagaaggggGCAGTCTAAGCTCTtgcttttttgtatgtattttcaatAGCATTTACTGCAGGACCGTACTTTAGGGATAATTCATTACTCTTAATTCATTAAAActcacattgcatagcagtctgagccATTCCATATTGTACTGAGCTGTACATCACTACACGGTGGCCAAACCTGGGAAATATCGAACCGCTGTGCAGTCCCTAGCCTGGTACTCAAAATAACCTTTCTGACCCACAGTCGCTGTAGTACTGAAGATAAAATGGCAAATAAActaggctttgttttttttagtacttcGATAGCTTGCTGTAGTTGGCGATTTTATTAAGCCTGTTGCATCACTGAACGCGTCCGTTTAAAAGTAGTTcagttcttctctctctctctctctctctctctctctcgtggctCCTCATCTCTTCCCTGCAGATCACTACCAGTACTCCGAGTCTCGCGTGGAAAAGGACGGTAACCTCATCACAAGCCGCGGGCCTGGGACCAGCTTTGAGTTTGCGCTGGCCATCGTGGAAGCCCTAATGGGCAAGGAGGTGGCCGACCAAGTGAAAGCTCCGATGGTGCTGAAAGACTAGAGACCAGCCCTTCCGCGGGACTCGGACGAAACAAAGGGCACTCGTCAGGCAGCTGTCGCCTGCAGCCTTTTAATTTCACCTTGTTGATTATCATCTGGGAAACCCTGCACGCTTCGGTGACTGTGCCCAGCCCCCAGCTTGGCAGCACCGCGGGTAGATGCCGAAATGCATCTCGCAGTCAATGATTGTGTTGCTTTTATAGTTTATTTCTTATAGTTTTGACAAAGGGTGGGCGTTTTTAAGGTTAATAAAATGTACGAATGGTTAAGCAGCCCCATGGCGCACGGGGATGAGGGTTGACTTCTCTTTGTGAAAGATGGCAAACCAGGATCTTTGGGACCGGTGAATCGCACGACGGTAAGAAGGTGCCACTGTACAGCGTCTCCAGTTTGAATGAAATAGGAGGTGGATGGATTGTTTTCACTCTGGgtgttgcttgtattttttttagtaccaGCTTGCAGCCAGTTGAGCACACTTGAGCATGCAGTGTGCAGTTCTGGTGTGAAAGCACCAGTCTGGTGAATGGTGTCCTGTGGGCATTGGTGAAGGGGAATCATTTCAGTACTGGGATGTCTGGGCTGTGACCAGCCACGTCTTTAAAAAGCCCCCCAAAGCGATCCAGTGAGGGGGTCGATTAGCTGCTGTTGTTGAGTGGGGGCGAGTCAGAGTGTCACCACTAATTTGCATTGTGGAACCCGATATGCAAATACACGCTTTAAGCTGTGTCCTGTTTACTATGATTGAGAAAAAGGAAGGATGCAACAAGGAATGGTGATGGTAGCGTTAACACGGGATTGTATAGAAACAAATTAATTGCGCTTAAAATTAAGAAAGCGTTTTTAAAGGATAAGTAACGGCagccacacaataaacaaatacagttctTCCCAGTGTTGCTTGTAGCGGTTTAACTGGTTTACACTGTTTTCAAGTGATGAACGGGGCGGTTTTTTGGAGCACGGTGCTGGGAGTTGTGTAAATTGCGTTAGCCGCGGTAaagtttctcaggctgctgtttcAAAGACAGCCGGCGTGTCAACATCGCCTTGTGAgaagatgtgatttcattgtttttcatttcatctataaaacaaaaaaaaaaaaaaaaaaaaaaaaacagcgattaattttgtttaggaatacaaaataaacaaccgagtcgtattttaaatgatgtatttaatatgtaatcataatgtgatgtcatttaatttagaaacaaaaagttAAAAGCCTGATTTAAGGTCGTATCGAAAGCTTTCTGGAGAGCACTTCTCCCGAGGAACTGAGAGAGCGCGGCAAACCCAGCTTTAAAAACCGCCACCTGAGCCAATCAGAAAGCAGCGTCGGGAGACAGACTCCCCTGTTGACCATAGAGGCGCTCGACACCCGAGTAGGGCGGGGCGTTTCAGCAAGCCCCGCCTCGGAGGAACTGCCTGTGACGGACAGCCGATCCGGCCATTAGGAATCGCGACGGTTTGCCCTGTCGACCAATGACGGGCCCGCAGCAGGCGAGCGGGCGGGGCGTGCGGCGGCTCTCGCTGCGGATTCCTGAGCGGTAAAAACAAGCGGAGTCGCGGCAGCGCAGGGAGAGCAGGCTCGGCGTGGGAACGGACAGCTCTGCCTCTGCCGCGGGTCTTCACAGGACAGGGCGGGCTCGCAGGACAGCTCTGCCTCTGCCGCGGGTCTTCACAGGACACCCGCAGGACACCCGCAGGACACTCGCAGGACACTCGCAGGTCAGGCGGCTCTGTCTCTAAATCGGGTCCCGGCTTCAGAAAACAGGTTATAATAATGCAGCTGCGCCTCTGAGGAGAAAGGCGGGGGGTCCGTCCCGCAGCTGGAAAGATACGCGTGTGTCTCCATTTGAGGTAGTTCGGCATCTACTGAAAATATAGATACGGCACTGCTAGCTTGAcctgattaaataataataataataataataataataataataaataataatggcttCTATACATGTGCTTGTGATGGGAATCTACCAGAACTAAAACGTGCTTGCTTTTCTGCCAGCATGATTTGATCTGTTTTAAAGCGACAGTgtacctttttaaattgtgtgtttgGGCGACAGCTGGATAGTCTggataatactgtatttatgttttttttttttttttttttaatagaaatatatgCTGGTTGTTTAATTTGGCTATTgtgacttattttaaaaaacaaaaaaaaaaaactttttaaattgtgtttgggCGACAGCTGGATAGTCTGgataatactgtatttttgttttttgttttttttttaatagaaatatatgCTGGTTGTTTAATTTGgctattgtgaaaaaaaaaaaaaacgtttgttgttgctgttgtcatTGTTGTCCTTATTTAATTTGATCCATTTCGGCAAGTAAAGGAatagcttgaaataaaaaaaaacaattgatcgtGTGTTTGCAAGTGATCCTGTGCCTGGGTCGCTGGCAGCGCGTCTTGTGTTAGGGGATGCAGGGTCTGTGCGAGCCGGGGTGTTGCACGACGCTTGCTTTATCTGCATTGTGTTGCAGCACTGCGGTGTCAGAAATAGGTGATCGTCTCTGCAACACGGGCAGGATCTAGTCCCAGGTGCCCGTCATCTGCTGGCGGCACCTGGGACGAGTTTCAGTGGGATGCTGCAGGATGCTGCTGCAGAACCGCACTGCACTGCAGGCTGTATGGGCGCTGCAGTGGGAGCGACTGTGTCAGTGTGTAAAATATGGAAGAGTTGCAGCAGTATGGATGGCGGTtattttaacttctttttttgcATGACTTGAAAGTCTAATCTTATCTATCTacctatttatctatctatagtGCAGCACACTAATATCATATTTGTATGATGCTCATTATACCACAAGTATTTTTTAGCATTGCAATCAGGTGGTGGATTCACACTGGTTCTCTAACAGACTAATGAAACTATACTAGCATGGGCAAGCAGGGAGTCTTGCTGGTAAAATTTGAATTATttaccgaccccccccccccacgtgtGTTTGAAAAGCATTGGTGTTAGAATGTGTTAAAACAGGAAGACCTCGGAGCTGCCCTCAGTCACACACTTCATGCAAGCTGTCGTGGCGTTCGCTTCCTCTTCGTCATCGGTCCTTCACTGTTGTCAAAGCTGCCATATATAGCAGCTTACGGTCTTGCCGTAAGCTGCTATATAAGCTTGCTAGTCATAATAACTTATCAACCAGCCACACAGACCCCTTTGCAAGAGCCGAGCTGTGTCCTCAATAAAGGCAGGTCTCGAAACTCCCTCAATAAAGAATGTTATTGAAATGAACAGGACCCAGGAGTTTGATGTCTGATGAACGCCTTGTCGTGCCCTATATAGCTGCATGGACAGCTCCTGTTAGTAACCCTACAGACTCAAGAGCATGTGACTGATTGGAGCTGTGATATGTGTGATCAGCTCAGAGCAGAGAGGCTGTGAAACCCAGGTCTGGGTTCAGGGCTATTTCGAGTTTCACTCCCTGCTTTCAGGAAGTGAAGGGAACCTGTTTGCCCTCTGATTCTCCCCTCTGTGTttgcagtgtactgtactgtaggggTGCAGCGATACACTAGTCTTATGATATGATATGCATGACGATAAGTCGTGGTACGATGCATGTGATTGGCCCGGTTGGCAGCTTGTATCGTTCATAAGAAGATCAGGTCATTTACAGATGGGCCATTTTGTTAATAGTCAAACATTCCTTTAGCTGGGGAGAGTTTGCATCCAtagcaactataaaacacacgtattcttcattcaagaccCGTTGGATGATCTACAGTGAGCTGTGCTCTGCTTTAGGTCTTATATCGCAACACGTACTTCTATTGTGATATGTCATGTAAAGGTACAGAGGGAAGCGTTGCAcccctgctgtgctgtgtgtcttcTGAAGTGTCTTCTTCCAGCCAGATGCACCTCAGTGCATATTCAGTGGGCCCTCCCCACCTGTCACACAGCCCGGTGTTGTTTTGGAGTCTTGTGTTGTATTTTGCTGTAACATATTTTTGTTGTTCGTCTGATTTCTGCAACCAGAGCACCACATTTACCTCCTGGTGCATATCTCAGTGAGGCAGGCAGAATCAGGGggtgcatttaaaattaaatgagtACACTATCCCAGCTGATGCACTATGTAGGCTATAGCATGTCCTGCAGAGTACTCTCCATATTGCTCCTGTAGGATTTATAAGCTGTACCGGCTGTGTAACCCTAGGTGTCCTCATTTGACTTTAAtttctgcatctttttttttgccCCAGagatttaaggaaaaaaaacatgtgcagcaCAGCAATATTAAACCCGTTCTAGGCTGGCATTTTATAGCCTGTGTGTGCATGATCAAGGCTTATTCCTCACGATGTGGACCTTTTTAGAGGTGACTCGTGTTAGTTATTTCCATAAAGGTCTAGCAGATTTCTAGAGGGAGATAAATGTATGTTCTGATAGTTTTTGAAATGCAACGGTTGACATTAACCCAGCTGGAGATAAGTGTGATTTGcgcaaaacacattttgtttttattttctgttcaataaAAATAGCCGTTATTTTGCCTATTAAAGTTGCGTGTGAGATCTGTTATGGGATTAAGTGGAAATGTCTGCATGTTGtttgtttagaaaaacaaaaattaaactccTTTAAATGTGTAGGAGTAAAAAggattacagttatgtgctgaaATTATAATCTTTCATATTGGGTGGAAAAATCCAGCACATTAATattccagcattattattttactacagtaatcCTCTcatggaaaatgtaattttttattcCCAGATCCCCTGTTTGCATCAGCAATCTCATCTGCAGAGAGAGCAGGCATACCCTCAACAAGCTTACAGCACAGGAAAGAGATCTGATATATTCCAGCAAAATGAAATGAGGCATTACAGGACGATGCGCACGGCACAGGTGCGACGCTGTCAAGGGCATCGCAATAAAACATCAGCACACTGAAGGTAGTGCGTATGTGAAGGACAATCTCTTTGACATCTGTATTATAATATGAAGCATGAAAAGGTGCATTTGTCAAGCTCACAAATGTGGCCGTCCTTAGTGACAAAACAGATGTCCACGTATTATGGACGACAGATTTTAAAGTGTTGTGTTCTGCTGTTCctcttttgctttgtttttttttgcactttgccCCAAAGTAGGGGACCTCAAACGCGGGAACCAGCCTGTAAAACAAGTGTGTCTGAGCAGCATTAACCAGTATCTGACAGTGCGACACCCAGGATGAGCCACAATGTATAAGAAGCCATCATGACATCTAACCACATGCACTGGATTTCCAGACCGCTGAGTCCAGCTTGACATCTACAACAAGGAACAAAAAGACACGCTGACATCATAGTCAACATCTCGGTGCTTCAGAGCGTTGGCATTCTCCTTCAGTGTTAAAATTGAAGGTGGCAGGGTTATTGAATGATCTCATAGTTCCTACCCAGCCTATTCCTGGCGGATGTGGGCTGAATAGGGGGGTCGTTTTAATTAATGAGATGTGTTAGACTGCACAGCTGTAGCGTGCAGAAGCTGACGGCATGCCAGTTTTTTAGCCTTCCTGATGTCTTGGTCTGTGCAGCACTTTCACGGCCTGGGCTCCCTTCCATGGGTTAGTGGTAATCACATCCAGTGGTGGGTCTGGTCTGGATTGCATTGATAGAAGAGTAACTTTGTGCTGAaatgaatgaatgtatttgttgtttcGGGTGTCTTGCTTTCGTTGCAGACGGTCTGTAGATGCTGGAAGCTGTAATATAGCAGCGATGGTATGGGACAGACTCTGCACGCTAGGGTACGATGGTGACCCAGAAGCTTGGAAGTTAATGCTGGAGATCCCAAGTTATTCCAGCCAAGTGTTTATTATCTTTTCACTAAAACAAAATCACCCCGTGTTTTCTTTGTCTCTTTTATGGCACTAAACCGTATCTGTTTAAGGGGGTGGCGGAGTGATTTAAGAAGGAATTATCAGCAGCGACCCGAGTAATGCATTGCAATCTGCGGAGGCCTGGagtttaaatgtgttgtgtttggaTAGGGTTACATGGTGTGTGTGTTCAAGTGTGGAATAttctattaattattaaatatgaatgtgATATAATACTGAATAATGGGGGTGGTGAGTGTGGCTATTCTACCATCTCATTGTGAcacacagttaaaaataaatggcacattGTATGTCCCTAATGGCCAGAGTAATGGTGTGATTGCTTATGAAAAGGTTTCACAGACCTGTTATCAGAGGAACTCTTTCAAGCAGTGCCGTCAGAGTTCCTCAGGGTGCATGTGTCGTAAGCAGTTCGTTTCGTACCTTCTAGTTTTGTCTGGCTCTGTGCATGTGCTTTACAGTAAACCCCAAGATCGACTCCAAGACAAAGGGGGGTTTGAAGCACTGCTGAGCCCTCCACGGGGCTGGCTCATTGGTGCTCGACATTGAAGGAATGCTGTATGCTGAGGCAGGCTTTTATCAGGAAGCCAGCGGAGAGAAATCATTCCCTACTACGCATCTACAGTGTGATCCCTGCATCCGTACCCTTCAGCCTCACTGGTGTCCGTTACGTTTCTGCTCTCTTTGTGACTCGGTCCTAGCATCTGCCATTAGACGCGTATGCTGTGTTAATGGAACTTCAGCAGCTCCATAGAAAGCTCAATTTATCTTTAGTGTCCCTGCCATAGGAAAGGTGTAATCCTTTAGTGATCAGTATACTCTATAGCCCATAACtatactgcattcattttgcaggTAGTTCCTTTGCCAGTTGTCCCCTCTATCACAATAATGCACTGTATAGCCTAGACTGGCACAGGTAGATGGTCTATAGTCCAAGCTAATTGTATGTGTGTCAATATGTTGTCCAACTAATTTATTTGAAAAGCTTTGAATTCTGAAGCTTTGAGTAGTCGCTGCGTCTGATTTAATTAATGAACCGTTTTCGTACGAGAGCTCCGAGTGGCTAAAAGCTTTTGATTAATGGTAAACCCagctaataaatcattcaaaagGTTTCTGCGTCGTACATTCCTATAGAAATTGTCGGAAATACATAATCTGGCATTTAGTGCACATTTAGTGGCGCGCTTGCTTATCTACTGTAAACACACGCACGTATACTGCAGTCCCAGGTTGCTATTTATTCTAATTAACTTTTAAACGTTTCCTCGGTTACACCATTGTTGTGGAGGATCACTTTATAAAGAGCAAATGGTTAGAGCTTCAATAGAACAGACtctaaaaaaggaaaaactgccttcaaactgattttaaaatatgtgtgtttGAAACTGAAACAGCTGCCCAAGCTTATGGTAATTTCAATGTAAAAGTTCTACCTAAGTTCAGtctaaaagtgtttttgtattgCAATTCTGTATCGCAAACCTATTCTGAGCcagttgcagtgcagtcctgtCCATTTTAACAAGAGTTGCAAGGGAGGAAGATCTGTGAGATGGTTTTAGGGAAGGTGGGTTTAGTCTGATTCAGCCAAAGGAAAACCTCTCCCTTAAAGTCACTGCAAAccagtttgtttttgctgttgacCTTGAAACGAATGAAGTTTGCTTAATGTGTTTGCGTGCTGCAGCAGGCTCTCCAGATGCATGCCGTTGAATATTCATGAAGGCCGCTTGTCACTTTATATTAAACGGCGTGCAGTTCAGttgctgttttcttgtttttttattattatgtatttatgtatgtgcagctctggccaaaagttttgcatcgccctatagaatgaactcattttgcttcataaagttgaaagaaacctgctgaacaaaGTTAGCGTATTGAATTgcacagcgctttgtagttttccatatacttaaagaaaagtTGAACAAATCTGATAAttcaaaatctaacgtgaaatactgtacaatattatggcttccggtagactacttcaatatgattttgtagtttttttattttttatttttgatttaaaatataaatgactttgtatacaatattt from Polyodon spathula isolate WHYD16114869_AA chromosome 16, ASM1765450v1, whole genome shotgun sequence includes these protein-coding regions:
- the LOC121329174 gene encoding protein/nucleic acid deglycase DJ-1-like; its protein translation is MAAKRAMVILAKGAEEMETVIPVDVMRTAGITVTLAGLSGKEPVRCSRDVLLCPDASLEDARKQGPYDVVVLPGGNLGAQNLSESSAVKDVLKDQESSKRLIAAICAGPTALLAHGIAYGSKVTTHPLAKDKMMTGDHYQYSESRVEKDGNLITSRGPGTSFEFALAIVEALMGKEVADQVKAPMVLKD